A genomic region of Nostoc sp. UHCC 0702 contains the following coding sequences:
- a CDS encoding helix-hairpin-helix domain-containing protein, producing the protein MIKFRYICLTVATAAIVSLSACNSTPTAENPSAPAANSNPQVTEAASHNSSSGHGGKAKININDAILSELDKFEAKLGIPALSNKIQANRPYGTPEDLVTKKVITQEQFDQIKDAVTTEEVVLTGEAKDVDYMTKLGLMKGHLLVAQELLDQNQPKQAEPHIGHPVEEIYVDVEDQLNERKIKEFKTSLISLQDLVKSNPKDAKVKTNFTSSVQSVDGAIAALPEAQRSKPRFVLQVVNGLLDAANSEYGAAIADGKISAAIEYQDSRGFVIYANDLYKGISSQVAQQDPEAHKAIETSMAELIKVWPSAIPPAKPLKTPAEVTKLVKTIEENSQKAIDKSSTQAQK; encoded by the coding sequence ATGATAAAATTTCGCTATATCTGTTTAACTGTTGCAACTGCGGCAATAGTATCCTTGAGTGCTTGTAACAGTACACCAACGGCAGAAAATCCATCAGCACCAGCTGCTAACTCAAATCCCCAAGTTACAGAAGCAGCAAGTCATAACAGTAGTAGTGGTCACGGTGGCAAAGCGAAAATTAACATTAATGATGCTATCTTGTCAGAGTTAGATAAGTTTGAAGCTAAGCTAGGTATCCCAGCTTTATCTAACAAAATTCAGGCGAATCGTCCCTACGGCACACCAGAAGATTTAGTTACGAAAAAAGTAATTACACAGGAACAGTTCGATCAAATTAAAGATGCAGTAACTACTGAGGAAGTAGTACTCACAGGTGAGGCGAAAGATGTTGACTACATGACTAAATTAGGGTTAATGAAAGGGCATCTTTTAGTAGCACAAGAACTTCTAGATCAAAATCAACCAAAACAGGCAGAACCTCATATTGGTCATCCAGTTGAGGAGATTTATGTTGATGTTGAAGACCAACTTAATGAACGCAAAATCAAAGAATTTAAGACATCTTTGATTAGTTTGCAAGATTTAGTTAAATCTAATCCCAAGGATGCTAAAGTAAAAACTAATTTTACCTCTTCCGTGCAATCAGTTGATGGGGCGATCGCAGCTTTACCAGAAGCTCAACGCTCGAAACCAAGGTTTGTACTACAGGTAGTCAACGGATTGCTAGATGCAGCTAACTCAGAATATGGTGCTGCGATCGCAGATGGTAAAATATCCGCAGCCATTGAATATCAAGACTCCCGTGGCTTTGTCATCTACGCCAACGATTTATACAAAGGCATTTCTAGCCAAGTAGCTCAACAAGATCCCGAAGCACACAAAGCCATTGAAACTAGTATGGCTGAACTGATCAAAGTTTGGCCCTCTGCCATCCCCCCAGCTAAACCACTTAAGACACCTGCTGAAGTTACTAAACTAGTAAAAACCATTGAGGAAAACTCTCAAAAAGCAATTGATAAATCTAGCACTCAAGCCCAAAAATAA
- a CDS encoding bacterioferritin, which yields MQELDHKKTIDLLNAIMEFELAGVVRYTHYSLMVTGPNRIPIVAFFKAQASESLLHAQQVGEILTGLDGHPSLKISPMEETYQHTVKDILAESLSHEKKALDLYKNLLDTVSNASIYLEEFARGMIGQEEMHNLELKKMLRDFS from the coding sequence ATGCAAGAGCTTGACCATAAAAAGACCATTGACCTACTAAACGCCATCATGGAATTTGAGCTAGCTGGAGTAGTACGATATACACACTATTCCTTGATGGTGACTGGCCCTAATCGTATTCCAATTGTAGCTTTTTTCAAGGCACAGGCCAGTGAGTCCTTACTTCATGCCCAACAAGTAGGAGAAATTCTTACAGGCTTAGATGGTCATCCTTCTCTGAAAATTTCACCAATGGAAGAAACTTATCAGCACACAGTTAAAGATATCTTAGCAGAAAGCTTATCCCATGAAAAAAAAGCGCTAGATTTGTACAAAAACTTACTAGATACTGTCAGCAATGCCAGCATCTACCTTGAAGAATTCGCCCGTGGCATGATTGGTCAAGAAGAGATGCATAATCTCGAATTGAAAAAGATGTTACGCGATTTTAGCTAA